A single region of the Epinephelus moara isolate mb chromosome 12, YSFRI_EMoa_1.0, whole genome shotgun sequence genome encodes:
- the fam110c gene encoding protein FAM110C, producing the protein MDASSDTSKILEKGPEYLRKQMELESETKGGMSAVERLAASKLKYVKSQQVVNSTQEPAISLGLASVSSIVSSHQSSNRGGDLVPGSDSKEAECGAQIPRSPVEVRRSSSKKRPDSLLLYRQKCDLLRVSASDRRRHFKRKLLSSSVNKNVSLPEATDKECESSEEKITTPEGMAKECSPHVATSQSERNGVAEQHSKENRDSGTKVKAGAGKKSAGLLMVPEIEKRSGKGVSRSHSDISSRYSKNFADFDAFFKYCGLEGEVIESLGRENFSARSDDTAIFIRSVSISTSDDGFSRTSGDSDGLMEEKLNKKKSQGTSVIERNARIIKWLYSCKNATETGKKLRDLD; encoded by the coding sequence ATGGATGCGAGCAGCGATACCTCAAAAATCCTGGAGAAGGGTCCGGAGTACCTTCGAAAGCAAATGGAGCTGGAGAGTGAGACAAAAGGAGGCATGAGTGCTGTGGAGAGGCTCGCTGCAAGTAAACTGAAATATGTCAAAAGCCAACAGGTGGTCAACTCGACCCAGGAGCCAGCGATCAGTCTTGGATTGGCCTCTGTGAGCAGCATTGTGTCTTCTCACCAGAGCTCAAACCGTGGTGGGGATCTTGTCCCAGGGAGTGACTCAAAAGAGGCTGAATGTGGTGCACAAATCCCCAGATCGCCAGTAGAGGTACGtcggtccagctccaaaaaacGACCAGACTCTCTTCTGCTctacagacagaaatgtgatTTACTGCGAGTGTCAGCGAGTGACCGGAGACGCCATTTTAAACGTAAGCTGCTGTCCAGCTctgtgaataaaaatgtttcattacCTGAGGCAACAGATAAGGAGTGTGAGAGCAGCGAGGAAAAAATCACCACACCTGAAGGAATGGCAAAGGAATGCAGCCCGCATGTGGCGACCTCTCAGTCAGAGAGGAATGGAGTAGCAGAGCAGCACAGCAAAGAAAACAGGGATTCTGGGACAAAGGTGAAAGCTGGTGCTGGGAAGAAATCTGCTGGCCTCCTGATGGTCCCTGAGATTGAAAAACGGTCTGGCAAAGGGGTCAGCCGCTCTCACTCTGACATCAGCTCCAGGTACTCCAAAAACTTTGCAGACTTTGATGCTTTCTTCAAGTACTGTGGGCTGGAAGGTGAGGTTATCGAGTCTCTGGGGAGGGAGAACTTCTCCGCACGCTCAGATGACACTGCGATATTCATCAGGAGTGTCAGCATCTCTACATCGGACGACGGCTTCTCCAGGACCAGTGGTGACAGCGACGGActgatggaggagaagttgaATAAGAAGAAAAGTCAAGGGACGTCAGTTATTGAGCGCAATGCGAGGATTATCAAATGGCTGTACAGCTGCAAAAATGCTACAGAGACTGGGAAAAAGCTACGAGACCTCGACTGA